In Hyalangium minutum, the sequence CCTTTTCTTTCACCTGCGGACGAACCGGCCCCAGAGTTTGTTGCGGTATTTCCCTCTCAACCCAGCCTGACGCCTGTCACCGCCCGTGCTGAGAAAACTTTGAAGGACGACAGCCCCATGGAGACACCCAAGAGTTCATTGCCGAGCCCGCCTGCTGCCACTTCCCCACGTCCGCGCGGCGCTGGGGGCGCCCGGAAGGCGGCCTTGTGCGCTGCGGGTGTGATCGCCACGGGCTGCTCAGGCATCCCGTTGCGGCCGTCGGCTCAGGAGTGTCCGCCCGCAGCCATTCAGAACATGCGGGCGCGGCGCATCGGGGTGAAGCGAGGCATGCAGATCAAACTGGATGTGACCGGTCCTGAGGGAGAAGTCCAACTCAAGGCGGGACAGAAGGTGGTGAGCGAATCGCGAGACAACACAGGTTTCATAGGTCCCGGTGGGGTTCCCGAGGACGGCACCCTCCTGTACGGCAAGGTGGTCGCAGGGGGAGAGGGGCTTTTCTTCGTCCGCTATGAGGAGGCGCTCTTTCCGGGCGAATCAGAGAAGGTCCCTATCTGCGCTCACGCCGCTGATGCAGGCACTAACTGGTATGCGCTCACAGCGGAGCCCGGCTCGACGAACGAGATCTTCACCACCTTGAATAACAGCACCGCCATCTTCTTGCTCCAGTTTCCCGGCGAGCCGTGAAGCCCCCGCGCGTCGCCTGCAGCCCAATCTCCCCACTCACAGGGTATGGCGGCTGGCGGCTTTTTCATGTTACTCTCTGGGTATGAAGACGCGGCAGAACCCCTGAAGTCGTCTTCATGTTGGCCCTCACCCCATGGCCCAGCCGCCGTGGACCTTCCCAGGAGTGCATGCATGCCCACTCGAGCTGCCACCTATTCCCTGTCTCCGGAAGCCCCTCGCTTCACCGTGGGCTCGCGTACCTACGCCGCCGTTCGCAGCCTGGGGCCGTACGGCGTGGGGGAGCGCTTCCTCGCGCGCCCCGTGGACGCTGGGGAGCCGGGAGCGCTGGTGCTGATCCAACGGCTGCATGCCACACCCAGCGAGGGAGATCGCCGGCGGCTGCTGGAGGAAGCGCGGCTGCTGCGTCTGTTGAATCACCCCAGCATTCCGCGCGTGCTCGCGGTGGCGCCGGGCGCGCAGCGTCCGTGGGTGGCGCTGGAGTATGTGGAGGGCATGTCCCTGGAGCGGGTATTGAACCGGGCCGTCGTGAGGCGCCAGCCGATGTCGGCGCCGTTCGCGGCCTCTGTCGTCGCCCAGGTGGCGGATGCGCTCCACGCCGCGCATGGGCTGGAGGATGAGCGCGGGCAGTTGCTCCACCTCGTTCACCGGGACGTCTGTCCGCGCCATATCTTTCTGACCCGCGATGGAGAGGTTCAGCTCACCGCCTTTGGCGCGGCGTTCACCACGCGTCCAGGGCGTCCTGCCACGCCGGGCCTGCTCGTGAAGGGGACCGGGGAGTACTCGGCGCCCGAGGTCCTGGTGCACCGGGTGCCGGACGCCCGCGCGGACATCTTCTCCCTGGGGCTCATCTTGCTGGAGCTGCTCAGCAACCGCTATCTGCTGGATCCTTCGGATGAGGGCGTGCCGCGCGCCCTGCCCGGTCACCTGGCGAAGCTGGAGAACAGACTCCGGGCCGAGGATCCGGGCTGGGCGCCGCCCGCGCACCTGGCGGCCCGTGCCGAGCACTTGCGGCCAGAGGACGTGGAGCGTGTGACTGCCGGGGCGCCTGCCGCACTGCGCGCCGTGGTGCTCCGGGCCCTGCGGCTCCAGCCGGAGGAGCGGTACGCTTCCGCCTTGACCCTGCGGGATGAGCTGCACGGCTTCCTCGCGCAGCAGGCCCAGCCCTACGGCAAAGAGGAGCGGCTGGCGGAACTGCAGAGGCGGATCTCCACACGGGGGTATCGCCGGGAAGGCGTGGAGACGAGCCAGGAGCCGGTGCCTGCAGAGTTCCGGCGCCCCCGCGCTGGAATGGAGGGCTGACAGCCCCCATCGCTTGTGGGTGGGCAACTCCCCACCCATGTCGATGCGCCGTTTGGCAGCGACACCTGCGGCGCGGCTGGGCGCTCAGTGCATCGGTCCGGTGGGAGGCATGGGTTCGAAGACGATCAGCTGCGGGCTGTAGAGGAACCCTTCATCCGCGCGTGGCTGACGGAACTTCCACTGCAACTCTTCGTCCACCAGCATGTCCCCCGCTTTGAATCGCACCCCCGTGGAGTGCATCGTGTCGAAGGTGCTCCTGAAGAGCCGATAGATGTTCCGGACATCCTGGTCTCTGTCGATGTGCAGGGCCAGGTCTGGCATGTTGAGCCGTGGGGCGCCGCAGGTGCGAACCCAGAGCCCTTCGTGGCCCTCCACCTGCAGTGTCACGAAGCCAATAAACAAGGTCATCCACGGCAAGGTGCTCAGCACCTGCTCCAGCTCTTCTCCAGGCTGGGGAGCGAGCCGCACCACCGGACAGGAGGTGCACGCGTTCGGGTTCAGCACGACGGAGGCCCCCAAGGGCAGCAGCCCCACCGCGATCTTCGCCAGGGCTCGGTATTGCTCCAAGGGCGACCGCTCCTGGCCCTTGTAGATGAGGATGGCATGCGCGGTGTGCGCATGGGCCTGCTCCTTCCACGCATCTTCGTAGAGCAGCGCGGTGTTGACCGTCTGCTCCAGCAGGTCCGCGGGCGCGGGCACGCTCAGGAACCCCACATACACGGTGTGCTGTGCCCACTGCACCAGGGCCAGTTGCTCCATCAATCCCACGCTGGGGCCTTCGATGGGGATCCTCATCTCCACGCGGACGTGCGCCAGAGACGGGTGCACCTTCTGGAGCATGCGCGTGAAGGTGTCCGCGAAGGGCCAGACGGCGCGCGGGAACAAGACTTGAAGGTTCAAAGGCGGCTCTTGCTGGGAGGCAAGCGCCCTGTTCCTGGCTCGGAGTAACTTTCGAAGTCCCACGGATCCTCCCCATGAAGGCGGGCCGCTCGTGCCCCACCTGTTGGGTGGGGAGGAACGCAGAAATCACGCGCGAAGTCCAGGGGCAGAATCCGCTTCAAGGCGCTCTGGTGACCTGGGCTAGAGTCCGCGCCCGTGGAACGGCGACTCGAAGGCAAGCGCGTCCTGGTCACGCGCCCGAAAGAGCGGGTGGAAGAGCTGTGCTTCCTCCTGGAGGACGAGGGTGCGGAGGTGCTCAGCCTCCCCTTGCTGGAGTTGCGTCCTCCCGAGGATCCCCGGCCGCTCATGGCCGCTGCGGAGTCCATTCAGCGCTACCGGTGGGTGGTGTTCGCCAGCCCCTCGGCTGTGGAGGCGTTGATGGAGGCCTTGCGCGAGGCGGGCACGGCGGACCTCATGGGCCGCGTGCGCGTGGCGGCGGTGGGGCCACGCACGGCCCGTGTGGCCGAGAGCTACGGCTTGAAGGTGGCCGCCGAGCCCACCGAGTCCACGGGCCTGGGGCTCTTCGAGGCGCTCCGGTCCGAGCTTCACCCGGACGACGAGGTGCTCCTGCCCGCCGCCGAGGAGGGGCGCCGCGAGCTGGAGCTGGCGCTGCGTGAGCAAGGCGTGCGTGTCACCCGGGTGACGGCGTACCGGACCACGCCCGCCGCGTTGCCTCCCGAGGCCCAGGAGCTGCTGCGCACCGCTCCGCCGGACGTGGTGCTCTTCGCCTCGCCGCGCACGGTGGAGGTGTTCCTGGAGGCCGCCGGCCGCGAGCGGCTGGAGCAGGCCCGGGTGGTGGCCATTGGCCCGACGACTGCGGGCGCGCTGGCCCGGCTGGGCATCGAGGTGGCTGCGGTGGCCGAGCAGCCCACCCCTGAAGGGCTCGTGGACGCCGCGAGCCGAGCCATTCACGGGTAAGCTGGGGCCACCATGGGTTCTCTCCGCCTCCTCGGGCTGATGATCGTTCTCGGCCTGCCTGCGCTCGCCGGGGCCTCGGGTCTGCCCCCGCAGACGCTGGCCGAGCTGGCCGGGCCATCGGATCG encodes:
- a CDS encoding protein kinase domain-containing protein; amino-acid sequence: MPTRAATYSLSPEAPRFTVGSRTYAAVRSLGPYGVGERFLARPVDAGEPGALVLIQRLHATPSEGDRRRLLEEARLLRLLNHPSIPRVLAVAPGAQRPWVALEYVEGMSLERVLNRAVVRRQPMSAPFAASVVAQVADALHAAHGLEDERGQLLHLVHRDVCPRHIFLTRDGEVQLTAFGAAFTTRPGRPATPGLLVKGTGEYSAPEVLVHRVPDARADIFSLGLILLELLSNRYLLDPSDEGVPRALPGHLAKLENRLRAEDPGWAPPAHLAARAEHLRPEDVERVTAGAPAALRAVVLRALRLQPEERYASALTLRDELHGFLAQQAQPYGKEERLAELQRRISTRGYRREGVETSQEPVPAEFRRPRAGMEG
- a CDS encoding uroporphyrinogen-III synthase; the protein is MERRLEGKRVLVTRPKERVEELCFLLEDEGAEVLSLPLLELRPPEDPRPLMAAAESIQRYRWVVFASPSAVEALMEALREAGTADLMGRVRVAAVGPRTARVAESYGLKVAAEPTESTGLGLFEALRSELHPDDEVLLPAAEEGRRELELALREQGVRVTRVTAYRTTPAALPPEAQELLRTAPPDVVLFASPRTVEVFLEAAGRERLEQARVVAIGPTTAGALARLGIEVAAVAEQPTPEGLVDAASRAIHG